The Polyodon spathula isolate WHYD16114869_AA chromosome 3, ASM1765450v1, whole genome shotgun sequence genome has a segment encoding these proteins:
- the LOC121313346 gene encoding protein FAM8A1-like isoform X2, which produces MADLGGGLDKISASNSLDKTNIIAPKYRTESDMIATKTKNPDHDSESKRGPGGPATASEYCAKVQEWIWQYYGYMNWQTWQNWMAMPVSPFPPYYSSYPAATQNGTTPAWQIGQSDQDVRIWYNGNVNQFPFTVPPYFPPVAVAGVHGQVAAGTTPVSTTRPVQQQHANVQQAGREYTIPSLLHRLIAEIVDFFILFFIKASLVLSIMHFSGMKDISKFAMNYIVEEIDEDTSMEDLQKMMIIALVYRVLVCFYEIICIWGAGGATPGKFLLGLQVVTCDTSVLVRPNRVLVVPASNVRLSAALC; this is translated from the exons ATGGCGGATTTGGGAGGAGGATTAGACAAGATATCTGCGTCAAACTCTTTGGACAAAACCAATATAATTGCTCCAAAATACCGAACTGAGTCTGACATGATCGCCACAAAAACAAAGAACCCCGATCATGATTCGGAAAGTAAAAGAGGCCCAGGCGGTCCTGCGACAGCCTCGGAATACTGCGCGAAGGTACAGGAGTGGATATGGCAGTACTACGGGTATATGAACTGGCAGACCTGGCAGAACTGGATGGCGATGCCTGTTTCCCCCTTTCCTCCTTATTATTCTTCGTACCCAGCAGCAACACAGAACGGGACCACGCCAGCTTGGCAAATTGGTCAATCCGACCAGGATGTTCGGATTTGGTATAATGGTAATGTCAATCAGTTCCCCTTTACTGTCCCACCTTATTTCCCCCCGGTTGCAGTCGCCGGTGTTCATGGACAGGTAGCAGCTGGGACAACCCCCGTGTCTACGACAAGACCAGTGCAGCAGCAACATGCAAATGTACAGCAAGCAG gTCGTGAATATACAATTCCTTCACTTCTACACAGATTAATAGCTGAAATAGTAGACTTCTTCATTCTGTTCTTCATAAAGGCTTCCCTTGTTTTAAGTATCATGCACTTCAGTGGAATGAA gGACATTTCTAAGTTTGCGATGAATTACATTGTTGAGGAAATCGATGAAGACACTTCCATGGAAGATTTGCAGAAAATGATGATCATAGCTCTGGTCTACAGGGTGTTAGTTTGCTTCTATGAG ATAATTTGCATCTGGGGAGCAGGCGGGGCCACTCCAGGCAAGTTTCTGCTTGGCCTTCAGGTCGTCACTTGTGACACGTCTGTGCTTGTCCGGCCTAACCGAGTGCTTGTAGTGCCTGCATCTAATGTCAGATTGTCAGC ggCTCTCTGCTGA